DNA from Candidatus Deferrimicrobiaceae bacterium:
TCGTCGCCTTTGCGCTGAACGTCCACCTCGAAGGAGTTGGTGCCGTACAGGATGGACCAGACGCTGCCCTGGACTTGGTGGGCGTCGACCAGGTACTCCTTTTCGTCTCCTCTCACCATGTACCGGGCGACCCCGACCTCCTCCACCGTGATCTTGACCTCCCGGTTCCCGATCGTGGCAACGTAGTTCATGGCCCGCTCCTACAGGATTTTCGGCATTCCGGGACGGCCGGCATACTTCCACATCGACACCGGTTCCCCCGTCCCGGGACCCCGCTGCGAGATCGCCCGCTTTCTTTCGTCGAGGAAGAGCTGGATCGCCGCGGCGATCACGGCAACCTCGAAGTGGGGGAGCTCCCGCTCCCTCTCCTCCCGGAAAAACACATTTTCGATGAAGTTCGTGTCGAAGTTCCCGTCGAGGAAGTGACGGTTGTTCATCACCCGGATATGGAACGGGATCGACGTCTTGACTCCCGTCACGACGTATTCGTGGAGCGCCCGTTTCATCCGGGCGACGGCTTCCTGGCGGTCCTTCCCCCAGACGACCAGCTTCGAGATGATCGGGTCGTAGTAGATGGGAATTTCGAACCCCTCGAAGACTCCCGAGTCGTCCCGCACGCCGGGGCCTCCCGGCGTCCGAAGCGAAGTGATGAGGCCGGGGCACGGCATGAAGTTGTTGTCGGGATCCTCTGCATAGACCCGGCACTCGATCGCGTGGCCGGTCTGCTTGACCTCCTCCTGCCGGAGAGAGAGCTTCTCCCCTGCGGCGATCCGGATCTGCTCCTTGACGATGTCGACGCCGGTCACCATCTCGGTGACCGGGTGCTCGACCTGGAGCCTCGTGTTCATCTCGAGGAAGAAATAGTTCCGGTCCCTGTCCATCAGGAATTCGCAGGTGCCGGCCCCCTCGTACCGGACGGCACGGGCGGCCTCGATCGCCACCTTCCCCATCGCCGCCCGGATCTCGGGCGTGACGATCACCGAGGGGGATTCCTCGATCACCTTCTGGTGCCGGCGCTGGATGGAGCACTCCCGCTCGCACAGGTGGACGTAGTTCCCGTGCCGGTCGCCCAGGATTTGAATCTCCACGTGCCGGGGGTTCTCGATGTACTTCTCGATGTAGACCGAATCGTCGCTGAAGGCGGACTTCGCCTCCGACTTCGCCATCCGCAGCGAGGAGCGCAGGTCCTCCTCGGCTTTCACGAGGCGCAGCCCCTTTCCGCCGCCGCCCGCGGTAGCCTTGAGCATCACCGGAAAACCGATCTGTTTCGAGATCCGGAGGACTTCCTCCTCGGTCACGATCGGCTCGATCGTCCCCGGGACGACCGGCACCCCTGCCGCCTGCACCGTTTTCCGGGCGAGCGTCTTCGACCCCATCGTCCGCATCGAGTGGGCGGAAGGCCCGATCAGCTTGATCTTTTCCCTCTCGCACCGATCGGCGAACAACGGGTTTTCGGCGAGGAATCCGTAACCGGGGTGGATCGCTTCCGCGCCGCTTCGCTTCGCGGCGTCGATGATCTTGTCGATGACCAGGTACGACTCGGTGGCGGGGGGAGGTCCGATCAGATACGCCTCGTCCGCGCACCGGACGTGGAGCGCGTGCCGGTCCGCCTCGGAGTAGACCGCCACGGTTCGTATCCCCATCTCCTGGCAGGCCCGTTCCACCCGTACGGCAATCTCTCCCCGGTTGGCGATCAGGATTTTTTTGAACAAGGTCGGCCTCCTACAGGGGAATGTTGCCGTGCTTGCGCGCAGGGTTTACGTCACGCTTGTTTTTCAGCATCTCGAATGCCTGGATGACCTTGGGACGGGTCTCTTCCGGCATGATGACCTCGTCGATGAACCCGAGTTCGGCCGCCTTGTAGGGCGAGGCGAACCGGGCGCGGTAGTCGGCGACGAGTTCCGCCTTGGTCTTCTCCGGGTTGTCCGACTTGACGAGTTCCTTCCGGAAGATGATGTTGACCGCCCCGTCCGGGCCCATCACGGCGATCTCGGCGGTCGGGTAGGCGAAGTTCACGTCCGCCCGGATGTGCTTGGACGCCATGACGTCGTACGCGCCGCCGTACGCCTTGCGGGTAATGACGGTCACCTTCGGAACGGTCGACTCGGCGAAGGCATACAGGAGCTTCGCCCCGTGCTTGATGATCCCCCCGTACTCCTGGCCGGTCCCCGGCAGAAAACCCGGGACGTCGACGAAGGTCAGAAGAGGGATGTTGAATGCGTCGCAGAACCGGACGAAGCGCGCCCCCTTGATGGCCGAATTGATGTCGAGGCACCCGGCGAGAATGGCGGGTTGGTTGGCGGTGATCCCGACGGTCCGGCCGTTCATCCTCGCGAATCCGATGACGATGTTCCTGGCGTAATGCTCCTGGACCTCGAAGAAGTAGCCGTCGTCCACTACTTTCTTGATGACATCCCGGATGTCGTACGGCTTCGTCGGGATGTCGGGGACGATCTGGTTGAGACTCTCGTCCATCCGGTCGGGGGAGTCCTTGGGGGTGACGAGCGGGGGATCCTCCATGTTGTTCTGGGGGAGGAAGGAGAGAAGCTCACGGATCATGAACAGGCACTCCTTCTCGTCCTCGGCGGCAAAATGCGCCACGCCGCTGCGCTCGTTGTGCGACATCGCTCCCCCCAGATCCTCCTTGGTCACCTCCTCGTGGGTCACGGTCTTGATGACGTCGGGGCCGGTCACGAACATGTAGGAAGTGTTCTTTACCATCAGGATGAAGTCGGTGATCGCCGGGGAGTACACCGCTCCCCCCGCACACGGCCCCATGATGGCGGAGATCTGGGGGATGACACCGGAGTACAGGGTGTTGCGCAGGAAGATGTAGGCATAGCCGGCCAGGCTGTGAACCCCTTCCTGGATCCGGGCCCCCCCGGAATCGTTGAGCCCGATGAACGGCGCACCGTTGCGCGCCGCGTGGTCCATGATCTTGCAGATCTTCTCGGCGTACGTCTCCGAGAGGGACCCGCCGAAGATGGTGAAATCCTGCGCGAAAACATAGACGAGACGTCCGTTGACCTGGCCGTACCCGGTGACGACGCCGTCCCCCAGATACTTCTCCATCTCGAAATCCGCGCACCGGTGCTGGACGAACCGGTCGAGCTCCACGAACGAATTCGGGTCGAGGAGAAGCTGGATCCGCTCCCGGGCCGTGAGTTTCCCTTGCGCGTGCTGCGTCTCGATCCGTTTCTTCCCGCCCCCCTCCAGCGCCAAAGCATTCTTTTTGCGCAGTTCGTCGAACATCTCCTGAAGAGACATGCCTTCCCCCTCCTAAGGCAATGTGCGAAGCGGTAATGGAGTTTCATACCATCCCGCTGCGAGATATGTCAACGACGGGAAATCGCTTGGAAAACCAGTTCCGCAAGGTGAACGATCCGCAGGGACGGATCGGTTCGGGCGGCCATGTCGCGCATCTGGAGGATGCAGCCGGAACAGGCGGTGGCGATCACGGCGGTTCCCCCTTCCGCCGCGACGGAAACCTTGTTTTGCCCGATCCTGGAGGAAGTCGGGTAATCGCGGATGTTGAACGTCCCCCCGTACCCGCAGCACAGATCCGCCCCCCTCATCTCGGCGAACGAGTCCCCCACGGACCTGCGGAGCACTTCCCGTCCCTCCCTGCCCTTGCCGAGCGTGCCGGAGAGATGGCACGGGTCGTGATACCCGATCTGCCCCGTTTTCTCTCCTTTCGGAGGATCGGGAAGCCGGGAGACGACCCCGGTTTCGAGGAGGAAGCTTGCGTAGTCCTGGCACAGGTCCGCCACGCGGGTGGCGTGCCCGTAGAAGGGATGGTCCTTCGGCAGGAACGCAAGCATGTTCCGCCGGAACATGAGAAGGCACGATCCGCACGGGAACACGATCCGTTCGGGAGAAGCGGCGGAGAGCCTGCGCACGTTCTCCTCGACGCACCGGAGAGCCGACGCCCTGTCCCCCGACACCAGCGCGGGAAGCCCGCAGCATGCCGCGTCGCGGGACACGGAAATCCCTTTCCCCGACAGGCGCAAGGTCTCGTAGGCGGCCTGCCCCACCTGGGGAAAGACATGGTCGAACACGCACCCGACGAAAAGGATCACCTCGCCGCGTACCGCCTCCCCGGGGGAGAGGGAGCCCGAAAAACTCGTCCCCGGAAGCGCCGGGACCGTGCGCCCCTCCCCGCCGAACTTTTCCGGGAACCGGTAGTGGAGCCCGCTCCCCGCGGGCACCTTGCGCAAAAAGAGCTTCTGGGCCGCCGCCGCCACCCTGCGCGCCGCGTTCTTCGCCGCGGCGGACGGCATCACCTTTCCGAAGACCACCTGCTTCCACGCCGGAATGCCCAGTTCCTCCGCCAGGTCGGCCCGCCCCTTCATGATGATCTCCTCCACCAGCACCTGGTTGGGGCACGCCCGCTCGCATCGTCCGCAGAGCAGGCAGTCGGACAAGGCCTCCTGCAACGCTTCCGCATCCCCGTCGAGACCGGAGGCGGCGGCCTCCACCAGGGTCACTTTCCCCCGGGCCACCGATATCTCCGCCTTCCGTTCCGGATAGAGGGTGCACACCGTCCTGCAGGTCCCGCACTTCGCGCAGGCCGCGGTCAGTGCGGCAAGTTCCTCGCGGCTCACCGTTGCGCCACCTGCTCTTCCATGAAGATCTTCCCGGGGTTCAGGATCCCGTTCGGGTCGAAGCACCCTTTCAGTCTCTTCATCACGGAGACACCCAGCGGCCCCACCTCCATTTCGAGAAAAGGGGCCTTGGAGATCCCGATTCCGTGCTCCCCCGAGATCGTCCCGCCGAGCGCGAGGGTTTTGGCGAAGATCTCGTATACCGCCTCGTCCGCCCGCCGCCGCTCGTCCTCGTCCGTCCCGGAGATCATGAGGTTCACGTGGACGTTGCCGTCCCCCGCGTGGCCGAAGTTGACGATCTTCAGGTTTCTGCGGGAGGCCACGTCCGCGAGGAACGACATCATCTCGGGGAGACGGCTGCGGGGGACGACGATGTCCTCGTTGATCTTCACCGGGTTCACCTTCCGGAGCGCGGGGGAGATCGACCGGCGCAGCGTCCACAGCCGTTCCCTTCCCGGATCGTCCGCCGCCCTGCCGACCTCGATCGCCCCATACCGCCGGCACGCCTGCTCCACCCTGTCCGCCTCCGCGGCCACGGATTCCTTCGCCCCGTCCACCTCGATCAGGAGGGCGCACCCGGCCTCTTCCGGCACGGTCAGGCCGGCGTTCTCCCGGACGCAGTCGATCGCCGTCCGGTCCATCAACTCCAGGGCGCAAGGGGTGATGCGCTCCCGGATGATCCCCGCCGCCGCGCTCGATCCGTCGTGATTGCTGCGGAAGAAGGCGAGAATCGTCGCAGCCGTTTCCGGAAAGGGGATGAGCTTCAGGACCGCTTTCGTGACGATTCCGAGGGTTCCCTCCGAGCCGACGAGCAGCCTCGTCAGATCGTACCCGACGACCCCCTTCACGGTGTAGACCCCTGTCCGGACAAGCTCCCCCGTGCCGAGGACCGCCTCGAGCCCCATCACGTAATCCCTCGTGACTCCGTACTTGACCGCGCACATCCCCCCGGAACATTCGGCGATGTTCCCCCCGATGGTGCAGAACTTGAGGGATGCGGGATCGGGGGGATAGAAAAGCCCCCGTTTTTTCGCCTCCTCCTTCAAGGTTTCCGTGACGACACCCGGCTCGACGACCGCGACGAGGTTCTCCGTGTCGATCGAAAGGATGCGGTCCATTCGCTCGAGCGAAAGGACGAGCCCCCCCCGCACGGGGACCGACCCCCCGGAAAAGCCCGATCCGGCGCCGCGGGGGATCACCGGGAACCGGTGTTCGTTCGCCAGGAGAATGGTCTGGCGGACCTCCTCGGCGTTCACCGGAAACGCGACCGCCTCGGGCAGGAACATCTTTCCCGTGGCGTCGTACGAGTAGCAGATGCGCTGTTCGAGGGATGTATGGAGCCGCTCCCCGAAGATCTCCCGGAGGGCGGAAAGCGATTGATTATCCATCAAGTCAGTTTATCACACCCGCCCTGCCCTCCCCGCGGGGCGAGCCCCTATCTTCGTCCTCTCAGGAACGTTCCCAGGGCCTTGTCCATTTGGCCGATGTGGTCGGCGAGCCATTCCCCGATCCGGTCCGCGAGCCGGACCGTGAGGTCGGGGGTCACCCCGTCGTTGTCGAGTTCCTGGCGGAGATCGTAGAAATCCTGGATGAAGGCCGTGTGCTCGATCTTGTGCCGGGGGTAGTCCTGGTAGCTGTACCGCTTCATGTACATCTCTTCCATCTGGAAATGGTTCCCGACGTACTCCTCGAGAAAGACGATCACCTTCGTGACATCCCCCTGCCCCTCCCCTCTCTCGACGGCCGTAAGGAGCGCGTCGGCCGTCGCGAACAGCTCCTTGTGCTGGGCGTCGATGACGTCCACCCCCACGGACAGATCCTCGGTCCACTTCCTCGTCACACCGTGACCCTCCCTGTCCTTGTCCCCTTCCTAAGTGCTGCGTCTCGTAAATACGGTATCGGATCCGTGGGCGGGGACACTCCTGCAACCGTACTACCGACGACCTCAAGGAATGTCCCCGGCGTTTCCCCTCCCGGTGCCCGGGGCTCGCGGGCGGCTATCGCTCCGCAGCCTCGGAGGGGGGCGCCGTTCGTGGCTCGCGCCCCCACTCCTTCGGCTTGTTGCGCCGGCAACCGGGGACCCCAGGCGATGCGGGGGGGTCGACGGAGCGTGGGCGGGGACACTCCTCTCCCGCATCCCGGAGATGAATCAGGAATGTCCCCGGTGAATCGCGTCGAGCGGAACCGGCAGCGAACGGGCGCAAGGTCGCGAGCATTGGAAAACGGAGCCCCCCGGCTTCCAGAGGTCCGTTCCTGAAGAGACCGTGCACCGAGAGGGTCGATGCGCCGCTTCCGGCGAGGCGCCCGGCCGAGGCGTACCCGCCGCGGTACGGTGAGGGCGGGCAACGAAGCCGGAGTGGATGCAGCGGCCCTCGAATGCCGGGATCTGAGGGAATGGATCTCTGGAGGCCGGCGAGCCAGGGGTCCCGGGATCCGGTACTTGCAGCCGGGCGCACGACCGCTCCCATTCCGCTCGAAGCAATTCCCCGCTCAGTATATCCAATCTCCCGCAGCGGATTCGTTTATATTTGTCTTGAGCAGCCCCGGGGTGTTCTGATAAAAATATCCGCCGAACCCTCGAAAGGAGCCCTCGAATGAAAATCCTCGGCCGGGAAATCATGTGGAATCTGCCCCATTTGGCGGCGGTCATCATGTATTCCCTGTTCGGCGTGGTGATCATCGTCTTCGCCTGGGGGTTGTACGAGCGGATCGGGACGTACCGCAGGGGGAGGACGGAACGGGAGAACCGGCTGGACAACCTGTGGGATCGCACGATGGACGCACTGAAGATCGGCCTGGGGCAACAGAAGGTTCTCGAGAAAAAAATCGGCGGGCTGATGCATCTTTCCATCTATTCCGCGTTCATCGTCCTGTTCATCGTCACCTGTCTCGTCGCGGTCGAATACGACTTCGGCATCCGGATCCTGGACGGCAATTTCTACATCGTCTTCAAGCTGTTCGCCAACACGTTCGGGCTGCTTCTGATCGCGGGAATTTTCGTCGCCCTGGTCCGCAGGAT
Protein-coding regions in this window:
- a CDS encoding FAD-linked oxidase C-terminal domain-containing protein, which produces MDNQSLSALREIFGERLHTSLEQRICYSYDATGKMFLPEAVAFPVNAEEVRQTILLANEHRFPVIPRGAGSGFSGGSVPVRGGLVLSLERMDRILSIDTENLVAVVEPGVVTETLKEEAKKRGLFYPPDPASLKFCTIGGNIAECSGGMCAVKYGVTRDYVMGLEAVLGTGELVRTGVYTVKGVVGYDLTRLLVGSEGTLGIVTKAVLKLIPFPETAATILAFFRSNHDGSSAAAGIIRERITPCALELMDRTAIDCVRENAGLTVPEEAGCALLIEVDGAKESVAAEADRVEQACRRYGAIEVGRAADDPGRERLWTLRRSISPALRKVNPVKINEDIVVPRSRLPEMMSFLADVASRRNLKIVNFGHAGDGNVHVNLMISGTDEDERRRADEAVYEIFAKTLALGGTISGEHGIGISKAPFLEMEVGPLGVSVMKRLKGCFDPNGILNPGKIFMEEQVAQR
- a CDS encoding hemerythrin family protein, producing MTRKWTEDLSVGVDVIDAQHKELFATADALLTAVERGEGQGDVTKVIVFLEEYVGNHFQMEEMYMKRYSYQDYPRHKIEHTAFIQDFYDLRQELDNDGVTPDLTVRLADRIGEWLADHIGQMDKALGTFLRGRR
- a CDS encoding (Fe-S)-binding protein — translated: MSREELAALTAACAKCGTCRTVCTLYPERKAEISVARGKVTLVEAAASGLDGDAEALQEALSDCLLCGRCERACPNQVLVEEIIMKGRADLAEELGIPAWKQVVFGKVMPSAAAKNAARRVAAAAQKLFLRKVPAGSGLHYRFPEKFGGEGRTVPALPGTSFSGSLSPGEAVRGEVILFVGCVFDHVFPQVGQAAYETLRLSGKGISVSRDAACCGLPALVSGDRASALRCVEENVRRLSAASPERIVFPCGSCLLMFRRNMLAFLPKDHPFYGHATRVADLCQDYASFLLETGVVSRLPDPPKGEKTGQIGYHDPCHLSGTLGKGREGREVLRRSVGDSFAEMRGADLCCGYGGTFNIRDYPTSSRIGQNKVSVAAEGGTAVIATACSGCILQMRDMAARTDPSLRIVHLAELVFQAISRR
- the accC gene encoding acetyl-CoA carboxylase biotin carboxylase subunit; translation: MFKKILIANRGEIAVRVERACQEMGIRTVAVYSEADRHALHVRCADEAYLIGPPPATESYLVIDKIIDAAKRSGAEAIHPGYGFLAENPLFADRCEREKIKLIGPSAHSMRTMGSKTLARKTVQAAGVPVVPGTIEPIVTEEEVLRISKQIGFPVMLKATAGGGGKGLRLVKAEEDLRSSLRMAKSEAKSAFSDDSVYIEKYIENPRHVEIQILGDRHGNYVHLCERECSIQRRHQKVIEESPSVIVTPEIRAAMGKVAIEAARAVRYEGAGTCEFLMDRDRNYFFLEMNTRLQVEHPVTEMVTGVDIVKEQIRIAAGEKLSLRQEEVKQTGHAIECRVYAEDPDNNFMPCPGLITSLRTPGGPGVRDDSGVFEGFEIPIYYDPIISKLVVWGKDRQEAVARMKRALHEYVVTGVKTSIPFHIRVMNNRHFLDGNFDTNFIENVFFREERERELPHFEVAVIAAAIQLFLDERKRAISQRGPGTGEPVSMWKYAGRPGMPKIL
- a CDS encoding acyl-CoA carboxylase subunit beta, with translation MSLQEMFDELRKKNALALEGGGKKRIETQHAQGKLTARERIQLLLDPNSFVELDRFVQHRCADFEMEKYLGDGVVTGYGQVNGRLVYVFAQDFTIFGGSLSETYAEKICKIMDHAARNGAPFIGLNDSGGARIQEGVHSLAGYAYIFLRNTLYSGVIPQISAIMGPCAGGAVYSPAITDFILMVKNTSYMFVTGPDVIKTVTHEEVTKEDLGGAMSHNERSGVAHFAAEDEKECLFMIRELLSFLPQNNMEDPPLVTPKDSPDRMDESLNQIVPDIPTKPYDIRDVIKKVVDDGYFFEVQEHYARNIVIGFARMNGRTVGITANQPAILAGCLDINSAIKGARFVRFCDAFNIPLLTFVDVPGFLPGTGQEYGGIIKHGAKLLYAFAESTVPKVTVITRKAYGGAYDVMASKHIRADVNFAYPTAEIAVMGPDGAVNIIFRKELVKSDNPEKTKAELVADYRARFASPYKAAELGFIDEVIMPEETRPKVIQAFEMLKNKRDVNPARKHGNIPL